From Arcobacter lacus, the proteins below share one genomic window:
- a CDS encoding lipid A biosynthesis lauroyl acyltransferase, translating into MYRKIKDYFRLFLYKTFIFLFLITPRFLIKKFLELLAFLAYKFNKKHKSIAKANLDLVYKNTISEERKEEIIYNSYKSLVFNMHEFIENQKLTKDEILGKANIINGEIIEKALKENRKIIYISAHYGGWELTVPYIALKFGKVAIVNRKMDNPHIQKLYEEARTKNNVTMLEKQSAAKGMIKAFKENKTVCVVIDQYLRSGVDINFLDQKTRATDSTSRLALKFDAIIIPIFTLCNDFRSWTIEVKEPIDVKTIEFKSDNEIEELTQIQNDVLTKQIFEKPDFWLWQHKRFKKYHNEIYKKEKN; encoded by the coding sequence ATGTATAGAAAAATTAAAGATTATTTTAGACTTTTTTTATATAAAACTTTTATATTTTTATTTCTTATAACTCCTAGATTTTTAATAAAAAAATTTTTAGAGCTTTTGGCATTTTTAGCATATAAATTTAACAAAAAACATAAAAGTATTGCAAAAGCAAATCTTGATTTAGTTTATAAAAATACAATTAGTGAAGAAAGAAAAGAAGAGATAATTTATAACTCTTATAAGTCATTGGTTTTTAATATGCATGAATTTATTGAAAACCAAAAACTTACAAAAGATGAAATATTAGGAAAAGCAAATATAATAAATGGGGAAATTATAGAAAAAGCTCTAAAAGAGAATAGAAAAATTATTTATATTTCTGCTCATTATGGAGGTTGGGAATTAACTGTTCCTTATATTGCTTTAAAATTTGGAAAAGTTGCTATAGTAAATAGAAAAATGGATAATCCTCATATTCAAAAACTTTACGAAGAAGCTAGAACTAAAAATAATGTTACGATGCTTGAAAAACAAAGTGCTGCAAAAGGAATGATAAAAGCTTTTAAAGAAAATAAAACAGTTTGTGTTGTAATAGACCAATACCTAAGAAGTGGAGTAGATATAAATTTTCTTGATCAAAAGACAAGAGCTACAGATTCTACTTCAAGATTAGCTTTGAAATTTGATGCAATCATTATTCCTATTTTTACTCTTTGTAATGACTTTCGAAGTTGGACTATTGAAGTTAAAGAACCAATTGATGTTAAAACAATTGAATTTAAGAGTGATAATGAAATTGAGGAATTAACTCAAATACAAAATGATGTTTTAACTAAGCAAATATTTGAAAAACCAGATTTTTGGTTGTGGCAACATAAAAGATTTAAAAAATATCATAATGAGATTTATAAAAAGGAAAAGAATTGA
- the waaC gene encoding lipopolysaccharide heptosyltransferase I, which translates to MMKRIAIIKLSAMGDIIHAMVALQYIKKQYPNLQIDWFVESAFAGVLENNPDINEIIKLDLKSIKKDKKEIINQIKLIKKYKKNSYDLVIDAQGLIKSAIVSFFLGKNRVGFSKNSTREKLASFFYTKKVDIAYDKNAIERNVKVLSQALNFEITKDDILNKKPFLFYKNENEVIYKYLSKDKKNVLFVIGASWPSKMYSKEKFAKIINNLDENCLITWGNEAEKDIADFIANISKAKVLPKLDLNSLKAIMSKVDLIIGNDTGPTHMAWALNIPSITLFGNTPGYRNTYITNMNKIIESKSIVNPFKLDRNDFSIKEINENEIINMAKGLLNV; encoded by the coding sequence ATGATGAAACGAATAGCTATAATTAAGCTATCGGCAATGGGTGATATAATCCATGCTATGGTAGCTTTACAATATATAAAAAAACAATATCCAAATTTGCAAATTGATTGGTTTGTTGAAAGTGCTTTTGCTGGAGTTTTAGAAAATAATCCTGATATAAATGAAATTATTAAATTAGATTTAAAAAGTATAAAAAAAGATAAAAAAGAGATAATAAATCAAATAAAACTTATAAAAAAATATAAAAAGAACTCTTATGATTTAGTAATTGACGCACAAGGGCTTATAAAATCTGCAATAGTATCATTTTTTTTAGGAAAAAATAGAGTAGGATTTAGTAAAAATTCAACTCGAGAAAAATTAGCTTCATTTTTTTATACAAAAAAAGTTGATATTGCTTATGATAAAAATGCAATAGAAAGAAATGTAAAAGTTTTAAGTCAAGCTTTGAATTTTGAGATTACAAAAGATGATATTTTAAATAAAAAACCATTTTTATTTTATAAAAACGAAAATGAAGTTATATATAAGTATTTAAGTAAAGATAAAAAAAATGTACTATTTGTAATAGGCGCAAGCTGGCCAAGTAAAATGTACTCTAAAGAAAAGTTTGCTAAAATAATTAATAATTTAGATGAAAATTGTTTGATTACTTGGGGAAATGAAGCTGAAAAAGATATAGCTGATTTTATAGCAAATATTTCAAAAGCAAAAGTTTTACCAAAGTTAGATTTAAATAGTTTAAAAGCAATAATGAGTAAAGTTGATTTAATAATAGGAAATGATACTGGACCCACGCATATGGCTTGGGCTTTAAATATTCCTTCAATTACTCTTTTTGGAAATACTCCAGGATACAGAAATACTTATATAACAAATATGAATAAAATAATTGAATCAAAAAGTATTGTTAATCCTTTTAAACTTGATAGAAACGATTTTTCAATAAAAGAAATAAATGAAAATGAAATTATAAATATGGCAAAAGGGCTTTTAAATGTATAG
- a CDS encoding Ppx/GppA phosphatase family protein, with amino-acid sequence MSKVTTIIDIGSNSMRMVVLQKSSRFAFSLINETKSRVKISEGCYENDGNLQEIPMQRAYESLKSFLNISNALKSRKIICVATSALRDAPNSKTFINKVRNDLGLNIKVIDGEKEAYFGGVAASNLLHDDTFVTVDIGGGSTEFCFVKNGKIEKSISLNIGTVRIKELYFNKNNIDGAKKYILDNLKKIFELEIEIPKKVVGIGGSIRALSKLIMVKNEYPLDILHGFTYKVEDEIFLLNRISKAKNCEDLKSFGIKKDRFDTIKEGSFIFKTILEELKTQTVVTSGVGVREGVYLTDLLRNSNHKFPHNFNVSVKSLLDRFQIDEKQSAYFGNNAKKIFDSLKPFHKLDNKYKELLVVASKLNSIGSVLNFYKSNDNAFDFILNGLNYDFLHTSRVIVAYTIKFSKKSLPSQEDILKHKDLLPSLEVVQWMSFMISLNIAINQDFSRPKVEYVLENKTLKINLPNKSFLIESNIDKIETPQDLILEIL; translated from the coding sequence ATGTCTAAAGTAACAACAATCATTGACATTGGCTCAAATTCAATGAGAATGGTTGTATTACAAAAGAGTAGTAGATTTGCATTTAGTTTAATAAATGAAACTAAAAGTAGGGTTAAAATTTCTGAAGGTTGTTATGAAAATGATGGCAATCTTCAAGAAATTCCTATGCAAAGAGCCTATGAATCTTTAAAATCTTTTTTAAATATATCTAATGCTTTAAAATCAAGAAAAATTATTTGTGTTGCAACATCAGCTTTAAGAGATGCTCCAAATTCAAAAACTTTTATAAATAAAGTTAGGAATGATTTGGGATTAAATATAAAAGTAATCGATGGTGAAAAAGAAGCGTACTTTGGTGGAGTTGCTGCTTCTAATTTATTACATGATGATACTTTTGTAACAGTTGATATTGGTGGTGGTTCAACAGAATTTTGTTTTGTAAAAAATGGAAAGATAGAAAAATCAATATCATTAAACATTGGAACGGTTAGAATAAAAGAGTTATATTTTAATAAAAACAATATTGATGGTGCAAAAAAATATATTTTAGATAACTTAAAAAAGATTTTTGAATTAGAGATTGAAATTCCTAAAAAAGTTGTTGGTATTGGTGGAAGTATTAGAGCTTTATCAAAACTTATTATGGTTAAAAATGAATATCCTTTAGATATTTTACATGGGTTTACATATAAAGTAGAAGATGAGATTTTTTTATTAAATAGAATTTCTAAAGCAAAAAATTGTGAAGACTTAAAATCATTTGGAATAAAAAAAGATAGATTTGATACAATAAAAGAGGGTTCATTTATTTTTAAAACTATTTTAGAGGAGTTAAAAACTCAAACGGTTGTAACTTCTGGAGTAGGTGTTAGAGAAGGTGTTTATCTAACAGACTTACTTAGAAACTCTAATCATAAATTTCCACACAATTTTAATGTAAGCGTAAAAAGCCTTCTTGATAGGTTTCAAATCGATGAAAAACAAAGTGCATATTTTGGAAATAATGCTAAAAAAATATTTGATAGTTTAAAACCTTTTCATAAATTAGATAATAAATATAAAGAACTTTTGGTAGTTGCTTCTAAACTAAACTCTATTGGGTCAGTTTTAAATTTTTATAAATCAAATGATAATGCTTTTGATTTTATTTTAAATGGTTTAAATTATGATTTTTTACATACTTCAAGAGTAATTGTTGCTTATACAATCAAATTCTCAAAAAAATCTTTACCTTCACAAGAAGATATTTTAAAACACAAAGATCTTCTACCTTCACTTGAAGTAGTACAATGGATGTCTTTTATGATCTCTTTGAATATTGCAATAAATCAAGATTTTTCAAGACCTAAAGTAGAATATGTTTTAGAAAACAAAACTTTAAAAATAAATTTACCAAATAAATCATTTTTAATTGAATCAAATATTGATAAAATAGAAACACCACAAGATTTAATTTTAGAGATTTTATGA
- a CDS encoding YfhL family 4Fe-4S dicluster ferredoxin, producing MSLMITDECIACDACREECPNYAIEEGDPIYMIDPDRCTECVGHYEEPQCVEVCPVDCIIIDPDNEETMEELKFKYEQLIEEEN from the coding sequence ATGTCTTTAATGATTACTGATGAATGTATTGCATGTGATGCATGTAGAGAAGAGTGCCCAAATTATGCTATTGAAGAGGGTGATCCAATTTATATGATTGATCCTGATCGCTGTACGGAGTGTGTGGGACATTATGAAGAACCACAATGTGTTGAAGTTTGTCCTGTTGACTGTATTATTATTGATCCAGATAATGAAGAGACTATGGAAGAATTAAAATTCAAATATGAACAATTAATAGAAGAAGAAAATTAA
- a CDS encoding inositol monophosphatase family protein has product MEITAKYKEDFIKAVILANKEISTYLDKKITLDDYEYTNINGFGGDNSLKIDLLLEQIFIKYLLEFGNIYSEECGFIDNSKKTTIIIDPLDGSNNFYSNLPYYGTSVALKIDEKIVAGFVTNLVTKTVIYKAFENEVKYYSLINMKEFVPLKTNKSKIAIFERAYKYPKICEKLYQNNIKFRILGAVALSLSNTRDYEFVLFAGNIREFDVEAALYICSDLYIYRTKEYLFISKYKEKYDLFKEIINHF; this is encoded by the coding sequence ATGGAAATTACAGCCAAATATAAAGAAGATTTTATAAAGGCTGTAATTTTAGCAAATAAAGAAATTTCTACATATCTAGATAAAAAAATAACTTTAGATGACTATGAATACACAAATATCAATGGTTTTGGTGGAGATAATTCTTTAAAAATTGATTTGTTACTTGAACAAATTTTTATAAAATACCTTTTGGAATTTGGAAATATATATTCAGAAGAATGTGGTTTTATAGATAATAGCAAAAAAACTACGATAATAATTGATCCTCTTGATGGAAGTAATAATTTTTACTCAAACTTACCATATTATGGAACATCTGTTGCTTTAAAAATTGATGAAAAAATTGTTGCTGGATTTGTAACAAATTTAGTTACAAAAACTGTTATATATAAAGCTTTTGAAAATGAAGTTAAATACTATTCTTTGATAAATATGAAAGAATTTGTACCATTGAAAACAAATAAAAGCAAAATAGCAATTTTTGAAAGAGCTTATAAATATCCAAAAATTTGTGAAAAATTGTATCAAAATAATATTAAGTTTAGAATTTTAGGTGCAGTTGCTTTATCTTTGAGTAATACAAGAGATTACGAATTTGTATTATTTGCAGGAAATATCAGAGAATTTGATGTGGAAGCAGCTTTATATATTTGCTCAGATTTGTATATTTATAGAACAAAAGAGTACTTATTTATATCAAAATATAAAGAAAAATATGATTTATTTAAAGAGATAATTAATCATTTTTAG
- a CDS encoding glutamate synthase subunit beta has product MLNFTKFERVNPEKRDVLQRLKDYKEVYQVFTKHRAIEQADRCMQCGDPYCHTGCPLGNYIPAWLKQTATKNPELAFALSNQTSPFPEILGRICPQDVLCEGACSLNTGHGAISIGAIETYISENAFEKGIKPEFKAEKNGKKVAIIGSGPSGISAATFLLRRGFEVEMFERANRAGGLLMYGIPGFKLNKETVTRRINWLIEAGMKLHLNCEIGKDKKVSDLEEEFDAIYLGIGATSSNKVNIEGENASNVHFAIDFLTGIQKRNLGDKNVECINVEDKRVVVIGGGDTAMDCVRTSVREGAQTVKCLYRRDEVNMPGSKKEVVNAKEEGVEFVFNVSPKSIKVKDNSAFAVELLETSMSEPDGSGRQKVVVNQGSEYLEEADVVILALGFSPETPTFLKELNVETNSWGAVVVNSEFKTSNKKVYAGGDCQRGAHLAVTAAADGREAAKAIIKDLL; this is encoded by the coding sequence ATGTTAAATTTTACAAAATTTGAAAGAGTAAATCCTGAAAAAAGAGATGTACTTCAAAGATTAAAAGATTATAAAGAAGTTTATCAAGTATTTACAAAACATAGAGCAATAGAGCAAGCAGATAGATGTATGCAATGTGGAGATCCATATTGTCATACAGGTTGTCCTTTAGGAAACTATATTCCAGCTTGGTTAAAACAAACAGCAACAAAAAATCCAGAGCTTGCTTTTGCTTTATCAAATCAAACATCTCCTTTCCCTGAGATTTTAGGAAGAATTTGTCCTCAAGATGTATTATGTGAGGGAGCATGTTCTTTAAATACTGGACATGGTGCTATTTCTATTGGAGCAATTGAAACTTATATTAGTGAAAATGCTTTTGAAAAAGGTATTAAACCTGAGTTTAAAGCAGAAAAAAATGGTAAAAAAGTTGCGATTATTGGTTCTGGACCTTCTGGAATTTCAGCAGCAACTTTTCTTCTTAGACGTGGTTTTGAAGTTGAAATGTTCGAAAGAGCAAATAGAGCTGGAGGACTACTTATGTATGGAATTCCAGGATTTAAACTAAATAAAGAAACAGTAACAAGAAGAATAAATTGGTTAATAGAAGCTGGAATGAAACTTCATTTAAACTGTGAAATTGGAAAAGATAAAAAAGTTTCAGATTTAGAAGAAGAGTTTGATGCAATTTATTTAGGAATTGGAGCAACTTCTAGTAATAAAGTTAATATTGAAGGTGAAAATGCTTCAAATGTTCATTTTGCGATAGATTTTTTAACAGGTATTCAAAAAAGAAATCTTGGTGATAAAAATGTTGAATGTATAAATGTTGAAGACAAAAGAGTTGTTGTAATTGGTGGTGGAGATACTGCTATGGATTGTGTTAGAACTTCTGTTAGAGAAGGTGCTCAAACTGTAAAATGTCTTTACAGAAGAGATGAAGTAAATATGCCAGGAAGTAAAAAAGAAGTTGTAAATGCAAAAGAAGAGGGTGTTGAGTTTGTATTTAATGTAAGCCCAAAATCTATAAAAGTAAAAGATAATAGTGCTTTTGCAGTTGAATTACTTGAAACTTCTATGAGCGAACCAGATGGTAGTGGAAGACAAAAAGTAGTTGTAAATCAAGGAAGTGAGTATTTAGAAGAAGCTGATGTTGTAATCTTAGCATTAGGTTTTTCTCCAGAAACTCCAACTTTCTTAAAAGAACTAAATGTTGAAACAAACTCTTGGGGTGCAGTTGTTGTAAATAGTGAATTTAAAACTTCAAATAAAAAAGTTTATGCTGGTGGAGATTGTCAAAGAGGCGCTCATTTAGCAGTAACTGCTGCGGCTGATGGAAGAGAAGCTGCAAAAGCTATAATAAAAGATTTATTATAA
- the gltB gene encoding glutamate synthase large subunit: MGSNLDLLTSFKDNCGFGLVADLKSRPSHKNLEDAITSLERMMHRGAVAADGKTGDGSGLLLSMPDSFMRKIATQKGVDLPEIYAVAMIFTQDFEEDINTFKDFCEINDLKPVLTREVPVDTDALGQQALESLPKIVQVFVVPNTLMSSKRFDAMLYLTRKECEHKLINKKDFYIPTFSSKVIAYKGLIMPTHIKHFYIDLRDEDFKISFALFHQRFSTNTLPLWRLAQPFRAIAHNGEINSVEANRFNVEVKSEQLKSEIFSESEMKRLLPILQNVGSDSTSLDNMFEFLLANGVDFFKAARSLIPAPWQNAPYMDPNLRAFYEYTSTTMEAWDGPAAVSLTDGRHIGCLIDRNGLRPSKYIITKDDKLYITSEYGTLEIEDDNVLERGRLQSGQMIALDLKHGKILKENDINDYLKSSQHYSKWLNDDMDYIQEYLEDTFLNLKDYKLENIEKKQKYFNITYEVLDQVIEPMAKDGKEPVGSMGDDTPLACFSQVNRNFTDFFRQKFAQVTNPPIDPYREKVVMSLETGFGKVHNVLAEKPEFARRLKVSSPILMKEKYDVLYSFGDEKSPRYDEYYKNKVFHTTFKSDLKKSLEKLASNIIKEVRENDISVVILDDRTINENEKVIPSAMAVGYINQRLLKEEIRHQVSIVAVTAEVYDPHMAAVLIAFGCTAIYPYMMYASTVSFFQKQKPTKYEMQKYLKNTQKSVNAGLLKIMSKMGICTVASYRNSGLFDIIGLSDEIINDCFTGAHSELSGLTYSDIENRIDKSHFNAFKEENSIFPLDLGGFYKYSNGGEYHDYGPATTKAMHNKIATKKEDITDFDGLRELVKNRDKKFIRDFLEFNSDRKPIDISEVESKEDIFKRFATAAMSLGSISPEAHEAMATAMNTIGGMSNSGEGGEDAARFGTIKNSKIKQVASGRFGVTPAYLRSAEELQIKVAQGAKPGEGGQLPGHKVTGLIATLRHTVPGVTLISPPPHHDIYSIEDLAQLIFDLKQINPLAKITVKLVSSIGVGTIAAGVAKAYADKIIISGGDGGTGAAPLTSIKHAGNPWEIGLSEAHNALKLNHLREFVHVQTDGGLKTGLDVVKAAMLGAESYAFGTASLTLLGCKILRICHTNKCSVGVATQDENLRDFFTGTVERLISYFTFIAEDVREILASLGYKSIEEVVGRSDLLKVIDDEFAQKFDFQNILRKVDGIDTCQKETNAPFDSNKFEKELLKKVHRTIENPSSPVKVSSEISNLNRSFGALISGEIARYYGDKGLPENSITLNLKGVAGQSFGAFLSKGMNLYLDGVANDYVGKGMNGGKIIINPAQQGSNFAGAGNTCLYGATGGKLYVKAAVGERFAVRNSGAIAVVEGTGDNPCEYMTGGIAVILGNTGINFGAGMTGGLAFVYDPEKHFIDNMNQELIESVRIDTDDTERERLYLKRLLLDYLHETQSEIAERILQNFRAEIRNFWMVKPKNMTVLPLDPDKGD; the protein is encoded by the coding sequence ATGGGGAGCAATTTAGACTTACTAACTTCTTTTAAAGATAACTGTGGGTTTGGTTTAGTTGCTGATTTAAAAAGTAGACCAAGTCATAAAAATTTAGAAGATGCAATAACTTCACTTGAAAGAATGATGCACAGAGGTGCAGTAGCAGCTGATGGTAAAACAGGAGATGGTTCTGGATTATTATTGTCAATGCCTGATTCTTTTATGAGAAAAATAGCAACACAAAAAGGTGTTGACTTACCAGAAATTTATGCAGTTGCAATGATATTTACGCAAGATTTTGAAGAAGATATAAACACATTTAAAGACTTCTGTGAAATAAATGATTTAAAACCAGTTTTAACAAGAGAAGTACCAGTTGATACAGATGCTTTAGGACAACAAGCATTGGAAAGTTTACCTAAGATTGTTCAAGTATTTGTAGTTCCAAATACTTTAATGTCATCAAAAAGATTTGATGCAATGTTATATTTAACAAGAAAAGAGTGTGAACATAAATTAATTAATAAAAAAGATTTCTATATCCCTACATTTTCATCTAAGGTAATAGCCTATAAAGGGCTAATTATGCCTACACATATTAAACATTTTTATATAGATTTAAGAGATGAAGATTTTAAAATTTCTTTTGCTTTATTTCATCAAAGATTTTCAACAAATACTTTACCTTTATGGAGATTAGCTCAACCATTTAGAGCAATAGCACACAATGGTGAGATAAATTCAGTTGAAGCAAATAGATTCAATGTTGAAGTAAAATCAGAACAATTAAAATCAGAAATTTTTTCAGAAAGTGAAATGAAAAGATTACTTCCAATTTTACAAAATGTAGGTTCAGATTCTACATCTTTGGATAATATGTTTGAATTTTTATTAGCAAATGGAGTAGACTTTTTCAAAGCAGCACGTTCTTTAATTCCTGCTCCTTGGCAAAATGCACCATATATGGATCCAAACTTAAGAGCTTTTTATGAATATACATCAACAACAATGGAAGCTTGGGATGGACCAGCAGCAGTTTCTTTAACTGATGGAAGACATATTGGCTGTTTAATTGACAGAAATGGTTTAAGACCATCTAAATATATAATCACAAAAGATGATAAATTATACATTACTTCTGAGTATGGAACATTAGAAATAGAAGATGATAATGTATTAGAAAGAGGAAGATTACAATCAGGACAAATGATTGCACTTGACCTTAAACATGGAAAAATTTTAAAAGAAAATGATATTAACGATTATCTAAAATCATCTCAACATTATTCAAAATGGTTAAATGATGATATGGACTATATTCAAGAATATCTTGAAGATACATTTTTAAATTTAAAAGATTATAAATTAGAAAATATAGAGAAAAAACAAAAATATTTTAATATTACTTATGAAGTGTTAGATCAAGTAATAGAACCTATGGCAAAAGATGGAAAAGAACCAGTTGGTTCAATGGGTGATGATACACCATTAGCATGTTTTTCTCAAGTAAATAGAAATTTTACAGACTTTTTTAGACAAAAATTTGCTCAAGTAACAAATCCACCAATTGACCCTTATAGAGAAAAAGTGGTTATGTCACTTGAAACTGGATTTGGAAAAGTTCATAATGTTTTAGCAGAAAAACCAGAATTTGCAAGAAGATTAAAAGTTTCTAGTCCTATTTTAATGAAAGAAAAATATGATGTTTTATACTCTTTTGGAGATGAAAAATCACCAAGATATGATGAATATTATAAAAATAAAGTTTTCCATACAACATTTAAATCTGATCTGAAAAAATCTTTAGAAAAGTTAGCTTCTAACATAATAAAAGAAGTTAGAGAAAATGATATTTCAGTTGTAATTTTAGATGATAGAACAATAAATGAAAATGAAAAAGTAATTCCTTCAGCAATGGCAGTTGGTTATATAAATCAAAGATTGCTAAAAGAAGAAATTAGACATCAAGTATCTATCGTTGCAGTAACAGCAGAAGTTTATGATCCCCATATGGCAGCAGTTTTAATAGCTTTTGGTTGTACAGCAATTTATCCATATATGATGTATGCTTCAACAGTTTCATTTTTCCAAAAACAAAAACCAACAAAATATGAAATGCAAAAATATCTTAAAAATACTCAAAAATCAGTAAATGCAGGTTTACTAAAAATCATGTCAAAAATGGGTATTTGTACAGTAGCATCTTATAGAAATTCTGGGCTTTTTGATATTATTGGATTAAGTGATGAAATTATAAATGATTGTTTTACAGGTGCTCATAGTGAATTATCTGGATTAACTTATAGTGATATAGAAAATAGAATAGATAAATCTCATTTTAATGCATTTAAAGAAGAAAATTCAATATTCCCTCTTGATTTAGGAGGATTTTATAAATACTCAAATGGTGGTGAATATCACGATTATGGACCAGCAACAACAAAAGCTATGCATAATAAAATAGCTACAAAAAAAGAAGATATTACTGATTTTGATGGATTAAGAGAATTAGTAAAAAATAGAGATAAAAAATTTATTAGAGATTTTTTAGAATTTAACTCAGATAGAAAACCAATAGATATTAGTGAAGTTGAATCAAAAGAAGATATTTTCAAAAGATTTGCAACTGCTGCTATGAGTTTAGGTTCTATTTCTCCTGAAGCTCACGAAGCTATGGCAACTGCTATGAATACAATTGGTGGTATGAGTAACTCTGGTGAAGGTGGAGAAGATGCTGCAAGATTTGGAACAATTAAAAATTCTAAAATTAAACAAGTTGCATCTGGAAGATTTGGTGTAACACCTGCATATTTAAGAAGTGCAGAAGAGTTACAAATTAAAGTTGCTCAAGGTGCAAAACCAGGTGAAGGTGGACAGTTACCAGGACATAAAGTAACAGGACTTATTGCTACACTTAGACATACAGTTCCTGGTGTTACATTGATTTCTCCACCACCGCACCATGATATTTATTCTATTGAAGATTTAGCACAATTGATTTTTGACTTAAAACAGATAAATCCATTAGCAAAAATTACAGTTAAACTTGTTTCTTCTATTGGAGTTGGAACAATAGCTGCTGGTGTTGCTAAAGCTTATGCAGATAAAATCATTATCTCTGGTGGAGATGGAGGAACAGGAGCTGCTCCTTTAACTTCTATCAAACATGCAGGAAATCCTTGGGAAATTGGTTTATCTGAAGCTCATAATGCTTTAAAATTAAATCATCTAAGAGAATTTGTTCATGTTCAAACAGATGGTGGATTAAAAACTGGACTTGATGTTGTAAAAGCTGCGATGTTAGGAGCTGAATCTTATGCATTTGGAACAGCTTCTTTAACTTTGCTTGGATGTAAAATTTTAAGAATTTGTCATACAAATAAGTGTTCAGTTGGTGTTGCAACTCAAGATGAAAACTTGAGAGATTTCTTCACTGGAACAGTTGAAAGATTAATTTCTTACTTTACATTTATTGCTGAAGATGTAAGAGAAATTCTTGCAAGCTTAGGGTATAAATCAATTGAAGAAGTAGTTGGAAGAAGTGATTTATTAAAAGTAATTGATGATGAATTTGCACAAAAATTTGACTTCCAAAATATTTTAAGAAAAGTTGATGGAATTGATACTTGTCAAAAAGAGACAAATGCTCCTTTTGATAGTAATAAATTTGAAAAAGAGTTATTAAAAAAAGTTCATAGAACTATTGAAAATCCAAGTTCACCTGTAAAAGTTAGTTCAGAAATTTCTAACTTAAACAGATCTTTTGGAGCTTTAATATCTGGTGAAATTGCAAGATATTATGGAGATAAAGGGCTTCCTGAAAACTCTATTACTCTTAACTTAAAAGGAGTTGCTGGACAATCATTTGGAGCATTTTTATCAAAAGGTATGAATTTATACCTTGATGGTGTAGCAAATGATTATGTTGGAAAAGGTATGAATGGTGGAAAAATCATTATAAATCCTGCTCAACAAGGTTCAAATTTTGCAGGTGCAGGAAATACTTGTTTATATGGTGCAACTGGTGGGAAACTTTATGTAAAAGCAGCAGTTGGTGAAAGATTTGCTGTTAGAAATTCAGGAGCTATAGCAGTTGTTGAAGGAACAGGAGATAATCCTTGTGAATATATGACTGGTGGAATAGCTGTAATTTTAGGAAATACTGGTATTAACTTTGGTGCAGGTATGACTGGTGGTTTAGCATTTGTTTATGACCCAGAAAAACATTTTATAGATAATATGAATCAAGAGCTAATAGAATCAGTGAGAATTGATACAGATGATACTGAAAGAGAAAGATTATATTTAAAAAGATTATTGTTAGATTATTTACATGAAACACAAAGTGAAATAGCTGAACGTATCTTACAAAACTTTAGAGCAGAAATTAGAAACTTCTGGATGGTAAAACCAAAAAATATGACAGTATTACCACTTGATCCAGATAAGGGAGATTAA